The following proteins are co-located in the Microbacterium sp. SORGH_AS_0888 genome:
- a CDS encoding D-alanyl-D-alanine carboxypeptidase family protein translates to MGDGDRRAQRLVRRRRRALAAGIAAAVVVAAGVGVGVAVARTAGSVPGEADMPWPDAGVAAIAVDDREAFGPDAEAARPMASLTKLVTALVVLDAAPLTAGEDGPVYVLDAMDAAITAQEQSADGVSAALPAGTPATERHLLELMLVASANDAARSLARHVFGDEATFISRARVWLEARGLGEVTMVDAAGMGAANAASSRDLLSLGRLAMADTTIASIVVMPAVTKDARLGSEQLRSTNSLLGRFGVDGLKTGHTDPAGYTTLFTAPLDAGSNRRVFGVILGAPSAAQRDTDAALLLGHVRAASR, encoded by the coding sequence GTGGGGGATGGGGATCGCCGCGCGCAGCGGCTCGTTCGGCGCCGGCGGCGCGCGCTCGCGGCGGGGATCGCGGCGGCCGTGGTGGTCGCTGCGGGGGTCGGCGTCGGTGTCGCCGTCGCGCGCACCGCGGGCAGCGTGCCGGGCGAGGCCGATATGCCGTGGCCGGACGCCGGGGTCGCCGCGATCGCGGTCGACGACCGTGAGGCGTTCGGCCCCGACGCCGAGGCGGCACGGCCCATGGCGAGCCTCACGAAGCTGGTGACGGCGCTCGTGGTGCTGGATGCGGCGCCCCTGACGGCGGGCGAGGACGGGCCGGTGTACGTGCTCGACGCGATGGATGCCGCCATCACCGCGCAGGAGCAGTCGGCGGATGGCGTGTCGGCCGCGTTGCCGGCGGGGACGCCCGCGACCGAGCGGCATCTGTTGGAGCTGATGCTCGTCGCGTCGGCGAACGACGCGGCGCGGTCGCTCGCGCGGCACGTGTTCGGGGACGAGGCGACGTTCATCTCCCGTGCGCGGGTGTGGCTCGAGGCGCGGGGGCTCGGCGAGGTGACGATGGTGGATGCCGCGGGCATGGGGGCGGCGAATGCGGCGAGTTCGCGCGACCTGCTGTCCCTGGGGCGGCTGGCGATGGCTGACACGACGATCGCGTCGATCGTCGTGATGCCGGCGGTGACGAAGGATGCGCGCCTCGGCTCGGAGCAGCTGCGCAGCACGAACTCGTTGCTCGGGCGGTTCGGGGTCGACGGTCTCAAGACGGGGCACACGGATCCCGCGGGCTACACGACGCTGTTCACCGCCCCGCTGGATGCCGGGTCGAACCGCAGGGTGTTCGGGGTGATCCTGGGCGCGCCCTCGGCGGCGCAGCGGGACACGGACGCCGCGCTCCTGCTCGGGCATGTGCGCGCGGCATCCCGCTGA
- a CDS encoding carboxypeptidase regulatory-like domain-containing protein has protein sequence MNRRPTDRARHRTSTLRRSRFWLVTLLASALVVGGTSSAAFAETDATTPSAPPATASISGTVTDGTDPVLGATVIALDADGAIATETTTTSTGGFTLAELAPGSYYVSVMASEHETRFWPSAASLADAETVTIGAAEIRTGVDVVIPPSTTVDPPSPQDPDVVQPEAPPSPTYPPVDTSTLPETGEMSSPSPLPPGSVPGGSSPSPSYSPSPSYSPSPSYSPSPSYSPSPSYSPSPSYSPSPSYSPSPSYSPSPSYSPSPSPSGTSLTYSISGRVVDTSNAPVAGIQVYAYGTTRGFGSAVTDTDGGYVIRGLVPNGYVVQFSGSSTYVTQYYGGVINSVPPKVFVSDADLSHIDTTLLRYATITGRLTGVDGESVTAMYGVRALDASTSASAWGQTDTTPDGGYSIKLPPGSYYIYLPGGNSLPWADTFAPSTLTVSEATRVSLAEGQTVSGIDIRAKTGHSISGRITTPLRAGTALVYPSDHRGYYMTPVGSDGSFTISHLANGDYELQANGTTPDGANVAGYYGGALEANAQPVTVDGADVTGADFPLYGNGAITGTISGPSSSSMAALVTAYRWSGETWDEVLNISGQSGWGRYVLGSYLSGSSYGSYWLPEGTYTVSFTAPGDEDAYPYCAQWFDGATTQDSATPVIVSTQTVADGVDADLTLKSDGCGDHVIQPGTPVISGVSALGSTLTVDPGTWEPAPVQLSYQWYANDAPIAGATGTTFVPTASEVGASLSVAVTGSRPGYPDVVQNTGPTPPVTAGQLGQGLVSITGTAKVGSTLTAVTSGWPADATLTYQWSANDTPIAGATSATFVPTTAQIGAEIRVSATASKPGYLTSTAVSLPCTGGPCVMVLGVLTAPTPTITGTPQVGATLTADPGTWGPAPVSLAYQWFRGETAIDGATSATYTATAEDLGAAVGVRVTGAKDLYDTTSVMSDTSVSILPGSLSPGTPSITGTPRQGQTLTVAPGTWGPGDVSLAFQWKAGGTDIPGATGATFVPGADQVGTTITVAVTGSKTAYTSATTVSGATASVVGLLAAGTPTIAGTVTVAARATADPGTWGPSPVTFSYQWLLAGEPIDGATAPSYTPTAAQVGGQLSVRVTGSRSGYLDETRTSASATVSPAALVTGPVTINGAAVQGQTLTATASGWGPGAVDLAYQWSSGGTPIAGATGSTLVLGPAQAGKTVTVAVTGTKPGYAAAAVTSAPVGPVVGPVTAGTPSITGDTRVGATLTASSGSWAPGDVDLSYQWLVDGSPLEGATGSTLVLTAAQFGATISVRVTGAAEGYLPASADSVATAAVRAAETTVSTVGDLVAGSDVVIEGSGFAPFEQVRVELHSTPVVLGTVTADANGAFRATFRIPASVPAGAHHVVAYGASGAPVEDAVQVAVPVSAAPTRVLPATGGLAPWGALSAAVALLIGGAIALGAGRLRRAP, from the coding sequence ATGAACCGTCGGCCGACCGACCGCGCACGGCACCGGACAAGCACTCTTCGCCGCAGCCGCTTCTGGCTCGTCACGCTCCTCGCCTCGGCGCTGGTGGTCGGAGGCACGAGCTCCGCCGCGTTCGCCGAGACCGACGCCACCACCCCGAGCGCGCCGCCGGCGACGGCCTCGATCTCCGGAACTGTCACCGACGGCACCGACCCCGTCCTGGGGGCGACCGTCATCGCCCTCGACGCCGACGGCGCCATCGCGACCGAGACCACCACGACGAGCACCGGCGGCTTCACCCTCGCCGAGCTCGCCCCCGGCTCCTACTACGTCTCCGTCATGGCCTCCGAGCACGAGACGCGCTTCTGGCCCAGTGCGGCATCGCTCGCCGACGCCGAGACCGTGACCATCGGCGCCGCCGAGATCCGCACCGGCGTGGATGTCGTCATCCCGCCGTCGACGACGGTCGACCCGCCGTCGCCACAGGACCCGGATGTCGTCCAGCCCGAGGCTCCGCCCTCGCCCACCTATCCGCCGGTCGACACCTCGACGCTGCCGGAGACGGGCGAGATGTCGAGCCCGTCGCCGTTGCCCCCGGGCTCGGTGCCCGGAGGCAGCTCGCCGTCTCCGTCGTACTCGCCGTCTCCGTCGTACTCGCCGTCGCCGTCGTACAGTCCGTCTCCGTCGTACTCGCCGTCTCCGTCGTACTCGCCGTCGCCGTCGTACTCGCCGTCGCCGTCGTACTCGCCGTCGCCGTCGTACAGTCCGTCTCCGTCGTACTCGCCGTCTCCGTCGCCCTCCGGGACCTCGCTGACCTACTCGATCTCGGGCCGCGTCGTCGACACGAGCAACGCGCCCGTCGCCGGCATCCAGGTCTACGCGTACGGCACGACGCGCGGCTTCGGCTCGGCGGTCACCGACACCGACGGCGGCTACGTCATCCGTGGGCTCGTCCCCAACGGCTACGTCGTGCAGTTCTCGGGCAGCTCCACCTACGTCACGCAGTACTACGGCGGCGTCATCAACAGCGTGCCGCCGAAGGTCTTCGTCTCAGACGCCGACCTTTCGCACATCGACACCACGCTGTTGCGATACGCCACCATCACCGGCCGCCTCACCGGAGTCGACGGCGAGAGCGTGACGGCGATGTACGGCGTCCGCGCGCTCGACGCGTCCACCTCCGCGTCTGCGTGGGGGCAGACCGACACGACGCCAGACGGCGGCTATTCGATCAAGCTCCCGCCGGGCAGCTACTACATCTACCTCCCGGGCGGGAACTCGCTACCCTGGGCCGACACTTTCGCGCCCTCCACGTTGACGGTCTCGGAAGCGACCCGCGTCTCCCTCGCCGAAGGGCAGACGGTCTCGGGCATCGACATCCGTGCGAAGACCGGCCACTCGATCAGCGGCCGTATCACGACACCGCTGCGCGCCGGAACGGCCCTCGTCTACCCGTCCGACCACCGCGGCTACTACATGACCCCCGTCGGCAGCGACGGCTCGTTCACCATCTCCCACCTCGCCAACGGCGACTACGAGCTGCAGGCGAACGGCACCACCCCGGACGGTGCCAACGTCGCGGGCTACTACGGCGGCGCTCTGGAAGCGAACGCTCAACCCGTCACGGTCGACGGCGCCGACGTCACCGGGGCGGACTTCCCGCTCTACGGCAACGGTGCGATCACCGGGACCATCTCCGGTCCATCGTCCTCGTCCATGGCGGCGCTCGTGACCGCCTACCGGTGGAGCGGCGAGACCTGGGACGAGGTCCTCAACATCTCCGGCCAATCGGGCTGGGGCCGCTACGTGCTCGGCAGCTACCTGAGCGGCTCCAGCTACGGATCGTACTGGCTTCCCGAGGGCACCTACACCGTCAGCTTCACCGCTCCCGGTGACGAGGACGCCTACCCCTACTGCGCGCAGTGGTTCGACGGCGCCACCACCCAGGACTCGGCGACACCCGTCATCGTCTCGACGCAGACGGTCGCCGACGGCGTCGACGCCGACCTCACGCTCAAGAGCGACGGATGCGGCGACCACGTCATCCAGCCCGGCACCCCCGTTATCAGCGGCGTCAGCGCGCTCGGCAGCACGCTGACCGTCGACCCCGGCACCTGGGAGCCCGCGCCCGTGCAGCTCTCCTACCAGTGGTACGCCAACGACGCCCCGATCGCCGGCGCCACCGGCACGACCTTCGTGCCCACCGCATCCGAGGTCGGCGCCTCGCTCAGCGTGGCCGTCACCGGCTCCCGCCCCGGCTACCCCGACGTCGTGCAGAACACCGGGCCGACACCTCCCGTCACCGCCGGGCAGCTCGGCCAGGGACTCGTCAGCATCACCGGCACGGCCAAGGTCGGCAGCACCCTCACGGCCGTCACCAGCGGATGGCCCGCCGACGCGACCCTCACGTACCAATGGTCGGCGAACGACACGCCCATCGCGGGGGCGACGTCCGCCACCTTCGTGCCCACCACGGCGCAGATCGGCGCCGAGATCCGCGTCTCGGCGACGGCCTCGAAACCCGGATACCTCACGTCCACGGCGGTCTCCCTGCCGTGCACCGGGGGACCCTGCGTCATGGTGCTCGGCGTGCTCACCGCCCCCACCCCCACCATCACCGGCACCCCGCAGGTCGGCGCCACCCTCACAGCCGACCCCGGCACCTGGGGCCCCGCGCCCGTGAGCCTCGCCTACCAGTGGTTCCGCGGAGAGACCGCCATCGACGGCGCGACCTCCGCCACCTACACCGCCACGGCCGAGGATCTCGGAGCAGCGGTCGGCGTCCGCGTGACCGGTGCCAAGGACCTCTACGACACGACATCCGTCATGTCGGACACGTCCGTCTCGATCCTGCCGGGGAGCCTCAGCCCGGGAACCCCCTCCATCACGGGCACTCCCCGGCAGGGCCAGACCCTCACCGTCGCCCCTGGCACCTGGGGGCCGGGCGACGTGTCGCTCGCCTTCCAGTGGAAGGCAGGCGGCACCGACATCCCCGGCGCGACCGGAGCGACCTTCGTGCCCGGTGCGGACCAAGTGGGCACCACCATCACCGTCGCGGTGACCGGCTCGAAGACCGCGTACACCTCCGCGACCACGGTCTCGGGAGCGACCGCATCCGTCGTCGGCCTGCTCGCCGCGGGAACACCGACGATCGCCGGAACCGTGACGGTCGCCGCCCGCGCCACGGCCGACCCCGGCACCTGGGGTCCCTCGCCCGTGACGTTCTCCTACCAGTGGCTCCTCGCCGGCGAGCCGATCGACGGCGCCACGGCGCCGAGCTACACGCCGACCGCGGCCCAGGTCGGCGGCCAGCTCAGCGTCCGGGTCACCGGCTCGCGCAGCGGCTACCTCGACGAGACCCGCACCTCCGCGTCCGCCACCGTGAGCCCCGCGGCCCTCGTCACCGGCCCCGTCACCATCAACGGCGCCGCCGTGCAGGGGCAGACCCTCACCGCGACCGCCTCCGGGTGGGGACCGGGCGCGGTCGACCTCGCCTACCAGTGGTCGTCGGGCGGGACGCCCATCGCGGGAGCCACCGGATCGACCCTGGTGCTCGGCCCAGCCCAGGCCGGGAAGACCGTCACCGTGGCGGTCACCGGGACGAAGCCGGGCTACGCCGCCGCCGCCGTCACGAGCGCGCCGGTCGGGCCCGTCGTCGGCCCCGTGACGGCCGGGACGCCGAGCATCACGGGCGACACCCGCGTCGGCGCGACCCTCACGGCATCCTCCGGATCCTGGGCGCCCGGGGATGTCGATCTCTCCTACCAGTGGCTCGTCGACGGATCCCCCCTGGAAGGCGCGACCGGCAGCACGCTCGTGCTGACCGCCGCGCAGTTCGGAGCCACGATCTCGGTCCGTGTGACCGGAGCGGCCGAGGGCTACCTGCCGGCATCCGCCGACAGCGTCGCCACCGCCGCCGTCCGCGCGGCCGAGACGACCGTCAGCACGGTCGGCGACCTCGTCGCCGGATCGGATGTCGTGATCGAGGGATCGGGCTTCGCCCCCTTCGAGCAGGTGCGTGTCGAGCTGCACTCGACGCCCGTCGTGCTCGGCACGGTCACGGCAGACGCGAACGGCGCCTTCCGGGCGACCTTCCGGATCCCCGCATCCGTGCCCGCCGGCGCGCACCACGTCGTCGCCTACGGCGCCAGCGGCGCCCCCGTCGAAGACGCCGTGCAGGTCGCTGTGCCCGTGAGCGCGGCGCCCACGCGCGTGCTCCCCGCCACGGGCGGCCTCGCCCCGTGGGGAGCGCTCTCCGCCGCCGTCGCGCTGCTGATCGGCGGAGCCATCGCGCTCGGCGCCGGGCGGCTGCGTCGCGCACCGTGA